The sequence below is a genomic window from Desulfofalx alkaliphila DSM 12257.
TTTTCAGTGGCCAAGGTAGGTGTGGTATCCACAGCGCTGCATCTGCTGGAAGAAGGCAGCATAGTGGGTGTGCGCGGACCGCTGGGCAACTGGTACCCTGTGGAAGACCTAAAGGGAAAGAACATAGTAATAATTGGTGGTGGTTTTGCCTTTACCACCCTGCGCTCCACCATTGAATACCTGTTAGACCCCGCACGCCGCGGTGACTACGGGGACCTGACAGTGATTTACGGAGCCCGCAACCCCGGTTTACTGCTTTACAAAGACGAGCTGAAGAAGTGGTCAGAACGGGATGACATAAACCTGGTAACCACCATTGACCGTCCTGTGGAAGGTTGGACCGGGCGCACCGGCTTTATCCCTGCGGTGGTGAAAGAAGAGGCCCCCAGCGCGGAGAACACCGTCTGCATCATCTGCGGACCGCCGGTGATGATTAAATTTACCCAGCCTGTGCTGGAGGAACTGGGTT
It includes:
- a CDS encoding FAD/NAD(P)-binding protein — its product is MDRNNPYLPIPMRLVKNFTETEDKLIHTFTLEFVNKEDEENFKYMPGQFAELMVYGKGEAPFGIASSPTEPGILKFSVAKVGVVSTALHLLEEGSIVGVRGPLGNWYPVEDLKGKNIVIIGGGFAFTTLRSTIEYLLDPARRGDYGDLTVIYGARNPGLLLYKDELKKWSERDDINLVTTIDRPVEGWTGRTGFIPAVVKEEAPSAENTVCIICGPPVMIKFTQPVLEELGFTPEQIIMSLEMRMKCGLGMCGRCNIGSKYVCKDGPVFTLAQLKKLPNEY